In Pseudomonadota bacterium, the following proteins share a genomic window:
- a CDS encoding type II toxin-antitoxin system HicB family antitoxin: MNREFSVVIEKDEDGYFVATVPILRGCHTQAKSLDVLMKRVKEAIELCLEVEQPAATEFIGVQRVAVTA; encoded by the coding sequence ATGAATAGAGAATTCAGTGTTGTTATTGAGAAAGATGAGGATGGGTACTTTGTTGCAACAGTGCCTATATTACGAGGGTGCCACACACAGGCAAAATCACTTGATGTGCTAATGAAAAGAGTCAAGGAAGCCATTGAACTCTGCCTCGAAGTGGAACAACCTGCAGCTACTGAGTTTATTGGTGTTCAACGTGTGGCGGTTACTGCGTGA
- a CDS encoding type II toxin-antitoxin system HicA family toxin, which yields MSSFPAITGKHLIKTLKKIGFEVVRSKGSHNFLQHSDGRCTVVPVHPGETIGRGLLAQIMRDCEITSEDLKKIL from the coding sequence GTGAGTAGTTTTCCTGCTATCACCGGTAAGCATCTCATTAAAACCCTAAAAAAGATAGGCTTTGAGGTGGTTCGAAGTAAAGGCAGTCACAACTTCCTTCAGCACTCGGACGGAAGGTGTACTGTGGTTCCTGTGCATCCAGGTGAGACAATCGGACGTGGACTTTTAGCTCAAATCATGCGTGACTGCGAGATAACCTCAGAAGACTTGAAGAAAATATTATGA